The region AAAAAAGTATACCCATCAAAAATATCACTCTCTAATAGTCGTATGAAAAATGCTGATCGCCTACAGCCTACatcaatcatcaatttcgcAACTAATCATATTCTATGTGCTTTTCAGGAGACATATTCGAAACATGGCTCGAGGACCAATTGATTCCAGCATTAGAGGAACCTTCCCTTATAGTCATGGACCAAGCGTCATATCATCTCTGCTTAGTAAAGGAAAGTCAGGCTCCAAAAAGCTCAGAGTAAAGAAGAGATCAAGGTATTAAAAAACCTAGATGGccagttttgaaaaattgttttcacaaattcaatttaaagACATATTTTAGCGACAATGTGAGTGTGGTGGTAACGTGGCCATGGTGGCAATAACAAGACTCCAAAACTGGCAAAAGCCAAAATTAAAAAGCCCTGCCGCCGCGCGGTCGCGACCTGCACCACCGTGCACGATGGCGATGCTCGCGGCGTTCACTAGTGTTACCCAGTGAGTTTTTTATAATCTTGCAATCTAcctcttttttcaaaccaatatTCCCACCAACTGGTCCGGAGACAAGCTTAACACGTTCGGAAAACATGATTCACAATCTTTTAATCAACAGCCAGCAAGAATACACTTGAcagcaaattcaaattcagcggTTAACCGTTAAAAGTGAGTTGTTCAGCTTTGGGAGTAACAAAAAGGCGatcttgatgacgtcactagcCATCGACCAAAACAGGCTTTCAACCTTTTGCCGTTTCACTGGCCAGAAATGGAAACGGAAGTACGCGACGACCTTCACTGTAGAGCCTCATCACCGAAGTACATAAAAATAAGAACAGCGGACTTTTCAAAATCCGGCCTTACTTTACTGCTTTAACGTATAGTCGGCCCACTttttcagagaaaaaaaatgttttcagtcCTAAATGAGGATATATCGAACCCTTATCAGCACAAACCTTAAGGCCATCTTTTCCCGGTTTTGTAAAAATGGTCCCTCCCAGAGTTTTGCACCACTCCGTCCCCCAGCAATCATAAGTGCTCGTAGGAAATTTTGAGATCTGATCGGAAAACTTGCCTTCTCATTTGATAAACAATTAAAGAGTTAGCAAGCATGCTGTAACCAGAGACCACTCGCGATGGCCTGGACCTGCAGTGCAAGCAGCATCAAAGAGATTCTTTTGCACGTGCAGGTTGTTACAATGTAACAATGTCGATTTAGCAACTCCacagaaaatcaatataaaagtaacaaGAGAAATCTCTTTACAATTGTAATTTATTTGTAAAAGAATAATCGttgttatgaaaaaaaaaccagcaGATCTAATATTAAGACAAACAAGGCTTTCTAAAACAGATTCCTTTTTaaaaatgatcatttgaacaaCAGATACAGTATAGTAGTAATAAAGAGGAATGGGACAAATCTTAAGTACAAATGTGCTCTTCTTTCTCCTCAAACATCGGCAAGACAAATGGAATGTATAGCATTgtattaaaatgtttttttcttttagtaGCATCAGCAGTTACACCCATAGTACCTGTCAATATCATATGCATTGTCttaaattcataaatgaaatataatgtgAGAGTTATGCCTTTAGTAAGTAGTGTCACAAAAGTTACTGGTACAGAGGGGCTCTACAGCGTAAGCTCATTTATTAACAATGAACAAGGACTGATACCTAGAAAATAACGGTAGTTCAAATCAATATACTATTCCTTGTACTTgtacaaaaaatcaaattgtcTCATATTTAGTATTCAGCAAATCCTATGAGTTCATTCCAAAAAGGTTCCACTGCATTTAATGATAAATCTATTTTCGGAAGgtacaaaaacaaaattaaataGTTAAATTTCTAAACGTATATTAAAGTTCTTCTCTCATAAGTTTATCCAAATGGTTGCCATAGTCTGTAGCTTGACTTCCAACAAAAACTTCATGAGCATCAACTATTTCCTCTTTAGTCAGTTTTCCATCTTTATCTTTATCAGATTCATTTATGAGATGTTTAGCCTCCTCAATTGCTGCTTCATCAAATGTTGGTAGAGACCAAGCTTGAACTTCATCACGACTAAGATACCCATTGCCATCTTTATCGTGTTCTTTgaagttttctttttcagcAATTTGATCTTCTTCTTTTtctggtttatctgaaaaatagaaataaaaagttttAGGAGCTGGCGACCAAGGAGAGCCGCAGACGAGTGACTTTTATTTCGACAATAAAGTAAATTTGGCTGTCGCTCAAAAAAGTCACCCATGGTGGCAAGCCTTCATATAGAAATTGTCTCAGTTTATGGCTTTAATTGGTAGAATTACAAGTTTCAAGGCAGAGTTTGCTCATCACATTACTTGCTGAATGTTCACTTATAAGTAAATCAACTCACGGTCTCCCAtaaattcttcaaatgaaaCTTTTCCATCTTTGTTTTTGTCATGTTCCTCCATCACACGTTCCATCTCAACATCATTCAAATGTTTATGCTCCGAAGGATGAAGGAAAGCATCGTACTCATCTAAAGATAGGAAATTATCTTTATCCAAATCAGCAACCATGAATTTCTTCTTGTCATAGTGAATCAGCTAAAATAAACGATTACATCAGTAAACAAAAAGGCTCTCAAACGAATTTGTGTATGGAGGAAATCAAGGATTTCACTAACCATCACAAAATTAACCATCTCATCACTGGTATCcttttcaaattctttgacTTCATCAGCTGTATATCCATACATCTTGTCAAGATATTCTTCCCAACTTACACCTACATTTTGGTCCCTATTAGCTTGTTCAAACTGCCTTGTAGCCTCGTCCCGATCCAACTGACTAAAAAGATTGTCGCATAAAAACACTAAAAACAAAACTGTAATTATGTGTATAATGAATGTGCATGATTTATACTAGACTGCAGACTCACCGGAATGATTTCTTAACCCAACCATCAAGTTCCTCTTCAGTAACAAATCCATCTTCATCCTTATCCATTAGATCCACCAATTGTCCAAGGCGCTTCTTGGCCTCTGCTGGCTCAAGATGTTTGTACTCTTCAGCTTGATCATGGGACCCTGAAAAGATAgagaaattatgaaatcatGCACAAGTTTCTAGAAAAATTATGCACTCTTTCACAGAAATATCAGCCACACTAAAAATGAGCTATAAGGaagcaaaaattggaaatattttgaactttCACCTGTTTTCAGGCTCTTGGATTGTCTTAGTTAAGGAGGGGAGGTTGTGAAAGCTCTTTAGGCTCAAGTACACATTAGGGCACACATGTACTAAAACTTAACTCATGTACGCACAAGCATATGTACAGCTGCATACTTGATTTGACTTATTACGATCGTtggatcaattttataatcattttgcTTGAACACATGTGCTCATTGTAATGCATATGCTGAcgtgttttattgaaaattagcaGCCACGTGGAATTAAAACAAAAGTTAATTCTATTCAatgatttctattcaaattcaataagcAGTGATTTTTTGGAAACTGCTTCCCTAAGCAGAATATGCATTTAAAAACGtttacatttcaaatatcactgcaaaaatgatattttctaatagaaaatTGACTGACATTTAGAGACAAAATGTTGAACTGAATATGCAAAGCAAATGGCTGTGAAGTTGGTTTTATGTAAGAATTGCcattaaaaataaaagatgaaaaccaattcatatgaaataaaaatgtagCATGAAGAACAAGTAAATTCATGAAAGTAAATTCATAAGCAATATTAAGCTAACATCAATTCATCCTCTTACCAGATGCATTATATTCCCCTTTCATAGCACCTAAAAGGTATTTTAAGGCATTGTGATTGTACAGTTGCCTTTTAGAAATGCTGGGCATACTCATATTCTCACAAGGCAAAGCCCCCTCATCATGAAACGACAaacatcaattgctgtgagaCGCAAATAAATTCCAGGAAGTGAAAAAACTGTAATAGTATGACGTATAGTTTTCAATACAAGTAAGCACAGGGGCTTCACTGTAGCTGTCAAATCAAAGATTCGGCCTAGTGGTACCTTTAAAACACCTTTTTGGTGGTATCTAGGATACTGGAtcgaatctttgattttggaccctTCGATTCTCACCTAGCACAGCTTCATGGTCGTATTCATCATTATGATGACCATCCTTCTGATGCGGAGATTGTGGTCCATGGTGTATCTCTTCTTTCATTCCTTGATGGGTTTTTTCACAAGAAACTTGCACGGCTACAAGTCCGCAAACACACAGCAATATCATCTTATGCATTGCGACTGGTAGAAACAAACTGCGGAGAGGGAGGAGCACAGAGACAGTGCACTCTTCAACGCTAAATCGTCGACTGACAGCTGGGCATATGCAGGAATAATACATTGCACACTTGCGATCATGGTGtatcaaaaccaaattaataaAAAACCTTTTGTATCGGactataaaattctttaccaataaatgtcttttttgtttatTCTCTTTGGTTTAAGCATGactcaaatcaattttcaatgggTATGTTATGGGATTTCGAAGATATTAGACGattaagaaattctttaaGTTACTGTTTTGacatgtaatgaaataaagatggcAGCGCTCATGATAAGTTCCGGAAAGCAGAAATA is a window of Tubulanus polymorphus chromosome 2, tnTubPoly1.2, whole genome shotgun sequence DNA encoding:
- the LOC141899486 gene encoding calumenin-A-like isoform X2, with the protein product MPSISKRQLYNHNALKYLLGAMKGEYNASGSHDQAEEYKHLEPAEAKKRLGQLVDLMDKDEDGFVTEEELDGWVKKSFRQLDRDEATRQFEQANRDQNVGVSWEEYLDKMYGYTADEVKEFEKDTSDEMVNFVMLIHYDKKKFMVADLDKDNFLSLDEYDAFLHPSEHKHLNDVEMERVMEEHDKNKDGKVSFEEFMGDHKPEKEEDQIAEKENFKEHDKDGNGYLSRDEVQAWSLPTFDEAAIEEAKHLINESDKDKDGKLTKEEIVDAHEVFVGSQATDYGNHLDKLMREEL
- the LOC141899486 gene encoding calumenin-A-like isoform X1, translating into MHKMILLCVCGLVAVQVSCEKTHQGMKEEIHHGPQSPHQKDGHHNDEYDHEAVLGSHDQAEEYKHLEPAEAKKRLGQLVDLMDKDEDGFVTEEELDGWVKKSFRQLDRDEATRQFEQANRDQNVGVSWEEYLDKMYGYTADEVKEFEKDTSDEMVNFVMLIHYDKKKFMVADLDKDNFLSLDEYDAFLHPSEHKHLNDVEMERVMEEHDKNKDGKVSFEEFMGDHKPEKEEDQIAEKENFKEHDKDGNGYLSRDEVQAWSLPTFDEAAIEEAKHLINESDKDKDGKLTKEEIVDAHEVFVGSQATDYGNHLDKLMREEL